From Bdellovibrio sp. KM01:
TGATCTAGTCAGCTTCGGCATGGCACCAGGTGTGTTGTTGTTCTTGTGGGCATTGCAACCATTCGGTCGTTTAGGCTGGGTTGCATGTTTCCTTTTCGTGGCTTGTGGAGCTTTGCGCTTGGCTCGTTTTAACGTGCAAGCAAACGTGGTCGAGAAAAACTACTTCCAAGGTCTCCCAATTCCGATGGCTGCAGGTATCGTGGCTTCTTCTGTTTTGGCGATCAAAGACTTGGGCTTAGAACCATCTGGCAACTACGGTTTGTTGGTGATGGCGATTTTGCTGGCGTTGGTGATGGTTTCAAACTTCCGTTTCCGCAGCTTTAAAGATCTGGATTTGAAAGAGCGTCTGCCATTCCGCTATTTGATTTTGGGAGTCGGCGTTCTTGTTATCGTCGCACTTCGCCCTGAAGTGATGTTGTTTGTGCTGTTCATGGGTTACGCAGCTCTTGGTGCCGTTTTCGGTGTCTTCAGATTGGGTAAAAACATCCGTAAGATCAGACCATCAGTTTATGCACCGGCCGCGGTTCATGAAAGTGACTTAGTCGAAGAGCTTGAGGAAGAGGAAGAGATCAAGAAAGATGAAAAGAAAACTTAAAGTAGGCGTTGTTGGCGCGACCGGAATGGTCGGCCAGACGTTCATGACACTTCTTGCAGAGCGTGAGTTCCCGATTGCGGAACTTCGTCCTTTTGCTTCTGAAAACTCCCTGGGTAAAAAAATCGAATTGCAAGGTCAGCAGTGGCC
This genomic window contains:
- the pssA gene encoding CDP-diacylglycerol--serine O-phosphatidyltransferase is translated as MANDHTANSHLDTEEARAQRLHMYIYILPNLMTTGNLFSGFFAVIQSIKGNFEWAAYAIVVAAVFDQLDGRLARLTRSTSKFGAEYDSLCDLVSFGMAPGVLLFLWALQPFGRLGWVACFLFVACGALRLARFNVQANVVEKNYFQGLPIPMAAGIVASSVLAIKDLGLEPSGNYGLLVMAILLALVMVSNFRFRSFKDLDLKERLPFRYLILGVGVLVIVALRPEVMLFVLFMGYAALGAVFGVFRLGKNIRKIRPSVYAPAAVHESDLVEELEEEEEIKKDEKKT